From the Argentina anserina chromosome 3, drPotAnse1.1, whole genome shotgun sequence genome, the window GTTAGTTCGTATGCAATAGTAGTTTTAGGAAATTCACTCCCTCTGCCTTATAGTAATAAGTTTACTGTTATAAGTAGAGATTGAATTCTTATTTATCCTTTAAAGGACAATTTTTGGTAAGTGTACATGAAATTTAGTTCACTATGCCCGCAACTTCTAAAACATACATTTTGGTACATCAAATTACCTCAAAAAGTTAAATGTACATTTTGATTCATCAAAttatcatctatcaaccaagTATTGAGCCAAAACTTTAGGTCCTAAGAGAATCTTGTTTCCAGAATATGACCCTCGAAAAATTTGTTATTCGCACCTAAATTGATAGTTGTGTCATAAGGAAATTACTCGATTTTGAATTATCAcaacttcttatctattcaaTATGTTACTATGTCGATAGGTCATTAGTGTGCAATAACTTGGGTTTAATCTTGTGCATAAGCTCGAAGTCTTTTCTGTCCAGTGGTGACTTTTAGGCCTTTAACTACTTTTACCATTGCCTTAATTAATATGTGTTGAAAGTTGAAAATTAAGGCAATGGTAAACTTTTTTATAGAAGAAACCCCCCGTCACCTCCATCTCGATCATTTTAAACCTTTTGATTTACAAGAAAACTTCAATTCAGACTAAGTACTCACCAAAAAATCCTTTTAACGAATAATACTTCAAACCCTGTTCGAGTTAAATATGGTTTTCAAAACCTAGTAGGTCATTGTGAGTACGTAAAGTTTACCTATATAAATACGACCCTGGCCATATGGTAGTATGGAATCAAAGCCTGACACTTGGGATATCATGGAAGGAACATCTCGAAAACGAATGAAGACAGGGGTCATAGTAGAGGCCAACACAATGAGACCTTCTTTGCCTGATCTTGTTATTCATCGATTACTCACACAGCTGCTTCCGACTAAAGATGCGCATCGCATGAGCTTTCTTTCCAAGCAATGGGAAGGTGTTTGGTCGCTGAGCCCCGTATTAGATTTTGATGAGTCCACAGAGGTTCATGACGATGACGTAATTCCCGAAAAACAAGTTGAACACAGGAACTTCACCAACATGTTGAAGAGGTACTTGGAATATCGAGAGAGCGACAAGACGACGCAAGTTTTGGATAGATTCAGACTTCGCATGACAAGATACTTGTATGAAGATTATAGCATCGTAGACAATTGGTTGGATTTTGCATATAAGAGGAGCGTCAAGGAGGTTGATCTTAGCCTCGAATTAGGTTGGCATAAACTTCGTCGCCCTAACCCTGAAATAAGTTGGGAAAAACAGGTCGAATATGTATATTGCCTATCCCCAGTGAGTTTTTTTCATGCAAAATCCATAACTACATTGAATTTGGAGTTTGTGAGAATACGAAGGAGGTACAGTACTAGTGCAGAGCTTGAACATGCAAGAGTTCTTCCTTGTTTGAAAAACATGTCCCTGAAAAGCGTCTACCTAGACGAGCACTCTCTTGAGGACTTAATTCTGGTGTGCCCTTCCATCGAATGCCTGTCATTAGATTCATGTTGTTTCGAATATTCGGAAATTAGCGTTTCAAGTTCTAGTCTCAAATCTTTGGAAGTGAAGCACTGCGATGCTCGCAATATTGTGGTATTTAACTGCTTGAACCTTGAATATGTTACATTCTTATCAGAACTCCCACTCTCGAGGGCGCTCTTTTTAGCATGCTACAATTTGAAACATATCAGCATCCATGGTCAGTACTTGAGAAGACTTGTTTTGCATAAATGCCATGATAGCCTAGAGGCCACCATCCATACTCCGGGTCTTTTTAGTTTTAGATTCGATGGTTCTCTGAAATCCAAACTCTATCTAAAAGATCCAGATCTACAGAAACCCATCATCACTTTGAAAGACAATTACAATGGAGAATCACATAACAATATTCAAGCACTGAGAGATTTTCTTGAGGCATTTGATGGTGCTGTCGACAATATGGATCTCTACATCTCGGATTGTAACGCTATCACTTTTCCAGTAAGATTCAGAGCGACATACTCGTCACCTTTGCCTGGGCGTAAGGTGCTTGTGCTCACCATGTTGCATAATCCGACGAAGGCAAACGATATCTCCGACTTGAATGACTTCTTGAGTTGGATGGCATCTGCATTATCAATGGTACGGTACTAATGGTTATGTAACTCTATTGTAATATTGCAAGCTGTATAAAGTATAAACCTGCTTCTCCTGCCTCCTTTTGAGTATATAGAATTGTTGAACTAAGAGACCAAGTTcagcaaagaagaaaaaagaatgaaaccaACATCTAACACTCAAGCTCAGCTGAACTATTAAGTAATGGGTGTGAAGCTAGATAACTCATGTAATATGAACAAAGATTACAGGAAACTGTTTCCCCTATTTGAGGTGGTCAGTATATTCATACAAATAAAGAGTACATAGATGAACCCACACAAGGGGGTAGGGCAATTTGGGATTATAACAGTACATAGGTAAAACAATGCTCAAAACTGAATCCAACAAATAAAAAGACATTCAGCATTTCCCACATCAAAAATAACAACAAATAATTTTAACTCAAAAAGGGAATGGCACTAAACATTAAGGACTTCATAACATAAACATAGCAACATCACACACCAAGAATAAACATCATAAATTCATCACAAtccataataataaataaagagCTGATATGCATTACTTTAGTGTAACAAACATCTAATTTCCATCACTTTATGTTACATTAGATAAATAGATTAGTACGTTTTCTTTGGATTTTCCAATTGTGCGGATTTTTGCTTGTTATCTTGTCACACCTCaatttttggtaaaaaaaaattttatagGAGTAACTCACACTATATGGAATGAATTTCCAcaacaaaatatgaaaaaaaaaattagaaaaaagaaactcaaatgacACCAACCGAAAGTAAACACTTTATTATTCAAAGTTTAAACATATTACAAGAATAGACTCATCAAATCCTATTTTTATTCTAAGAAACTAAAGAGCAAGCATATCTTCATTTTTATTCTAGGAAATTAAAGAGCAAGTAAAGTTTCACACAACAAAACACTCTTGAACAATAACTTCAAACAACTTGTTTCTCACctgtaaaatattaaaaagggGTGAGCATATAAAGCTCAGTAAGAGGCAAACTTcttcaaattaattttcagTCATGACAAACATATTAATACAACTTTTCCTACTTCACATAGTTCATGTATCACAAAAAACTAGGTCTACATGTCTCATACCATGTACTTTACCACTAGGGTAACTTAGAGTTTTCTTTTACATGAACTATTCCCTCATCATTCCCATAAAACCATTTTGCTAGTCATCTTGCCCATTCCCCTTTCACCAATCCCGAATTATCATTCACATATCTTATACTACTTTGCGCATTATCCTGGGCATATATGGGATATGGCACCTGCTGAGGTTATGGACTCAACTACATAAAAGTTTGATCCTAACTTCTCTACCCAAGTACCTTAACCATAGAAAAATTCCCTTCATACGTAGTAATATCAGTAGCATACATAATCAAATCAACAAGAGGATCAGAAACCAGAAGCAAAAGCAACCCAACTTAGACAAGAAAAccaacaacatatatatacaatcatAGAGGATCCCCATTATCCTCCTACCTTTGCTGATTTCCACCTCAGGTCTCAAGCTCCTAATAAAATGGTAAAACCATAGAATCGATGTCGTATGATTAAAGGATTACACTGATACAAAGTTTAACAAACAAGCACAACCTTTATTTCCCCAAAAGTTGGTTTTAAGCAACACAGAACCAATATTTTAGTTTTATGATCTTAATACAAACACACCGGACATGTACCAAACTAATAGGGTTTTGACCTCAAATTATTCTAATCACTTATAGCTAACACTCTAGCAAAACTCTGAGACTTGGAATCACTTTAAAACAATGTTTCTAGAATaaattatgaattttcaaAGTTTAACTATAGTTTCATGAAAACTGTTTGGCTAAAAACAAATCATTTAGACTGGGAAAATCATGTGGGTGTCTTCATAACAATTAAACTAGACATCCTAAAGAAAATTTTAGAGTTGAAAACACCTGCAATtgaattttatataattagtTATGGAATTTCGAATTCCAGATACAGAATCAGTCTTCACATGTTCTAAAGGAATCAATTTATGGAGATCTAACAAAAATTTAACCAACACataattcataaaaccaaaaccaattcTAACTTTACAAAATCAATTCTAATCTAACATCTAAACAAAGATATCAAATTCTAATTGTATAAAACTAAGAACATCAAAATCTCAACTTAGCCCAACAATTATATAACAAAATGCAGTACATATTCTCTTCCAATGCTCTCTATTCGGATTGAACCTCTGAGAATCTTATCTTAAAAACGTAGAAACACACCCCTATTTATAGTACTTGGAAAGGGATAAAACTTGGAGCTTAAGAAATGAATCAATAAAACTTATCTGAATTGTTCACATGAAACCTTAGTCATTTAGGTTCTAGACCTGCCACCTTCATACTTCTAGGGTTCCAGATTTGCATAATAGCTTTGAGGAGTCATCTGCTGCAAAGCTTGCTCTCCACCCAGTTAACACCTCATGCTTCCCCAAGTTTTTTGATTGAAATTGGTGGCTTAATCAAGGTCGGTGGTTAGGTTTTGGAAGAAGGAGAAtctgaaaaggaagaaaaggGGAAGAACATGATGAACAAATGAGACAAAGTTTTGAGTTTGTGAAGAGAAGGTCGGGTGTTTTGATCGTTGTCATTGTAATCATCTTCTTTCCTACTTGTTTTTGGTTGAACTGAGTTTGGGTCAGGTCATGGGTTTTGTACCAAAATTTGGGTTTCTCTTCTATTAGAGGaaaattcaccaacagtccctgaaCTCATGTGGTAAGGACAGTTTGATCCCTGACCTTTAAAAAGGATCAAAGAGATCCATGAACTCTTATTCTGATATCAATAAGGTACTTCTGTTAAAACTTTTGGAATATTCcgttaaaatattattttttctgttaattttgtcattttgttaaaattttgacggagcatggtggacctaattcttaaaatttatttttctaagtAGTTTACTAATCTTTAAATCTACCCTCTATACTCAAAGGTAAACAGTTATTTTATCATCATAGCAATTATCATAGCTTCTATACTTAGGCTTTTAGCGTTTGCTAAACTGTCTTTAAAAGAActgcaacaagaaaaagaaaaatataaaaaactaaTAAGAAATAGAAAGAACCTTCCAAGAAATACCAAAAATTATTGGGATATTATCTACAGAATACAGCGTGAAATCTACGCATCCCAAGAAAATATCGAAGTTCTTCAAGAAATTTTTGAAGAAGATCAGAAACCTCTTCACATTTTGAGCATCGGTTAGATTCGCCCtagctggtatcagagcttgtttcgctcagaaacaagtgaagatcaGGCTTATACCACAAAATTGGCTCCTTTtatccaataaaaaaaaagtcagacctaaaaattaccaGTCTTTTTGTACTGAAAAAGCTACTGATAAGTGGCAAGTGTGATTTCATTCGAAACATATTCAAGAAAGCCAATACTCCATATAATACGTTTGTAGAATATTAAATATCTTATACGACGAACATATTCATCTCCAAAAGGAGATTGGAGTAGCAAATATTGATCCGTTAAGACCTAGCCTGATTGAATTTCTAGATCATCTATATAGAGAAAAATGCAATAACAAAGTTGCAGAACAACTCGAAAGGTTTAATCTTCGATTAGATTTAactcaaagaaataaatttctaactaacaaataacaaaatgacaaaattaacataaaaaagaatattttaacATAATATTTCAAAAGTTTTAACAGAAGTACCTTATTGATATCAGAATAAGAGTTCAAGGATCTCTTTGATTCTTTTTAAAGGTCATGGATCAAACTGTCCTTACCACATGAGttcagggactgttggtgaattttCCTCCTTCTATTAATACCCAAAGCATAGAAACAACCTAAGACTTAAAAAAAGATTTTCAACAAAATacatacttatatatataacacaacAAAATAGGTTtttatatactatatatatatatattttttctagtTGTTACACTTCTCATAGGCTTAGTATGTTTTCTTTCGTTGTTTTTCGTTTGGAACTCTCTAGTTTTATAGTGAAAACTTGGGTTTGCTTGACTTAGCATAAATTGGTATGATTTTCTGTTGGAAtataatgtaattttttttaaaaaatatttgatatgTCGAAACTACCCTCAACTACAACCTCTTACCAGTCTTCCCACCCAGCCTCCTGAGAGTTTTGGAGGGTTTTTGCAGAAAACCCCAAAATGGAGTTCGAGAGACGAAAAGCGGCGACACTGACGTCACTGAGGTCGGAGGTGACGGACAAGTCGCCGAAAGGCACGGTGGACACTCCGATCATTCCTCTCCTCGACGTCATCAACTGCCACCGCGACTACTTCACCACCAGCTCCTGCTCCGGCCGAATCTCCATCCTCTCCCAGCCGACCCGCCGCACCACCAAGAAGAAGGCATCCGGCGGCGCGTGGCTCTACATCACCCACGACCCTGCCGATCCCGACGCGGTCCTCGACCTCGTCTTCCGCCGCCGCTCCGATCAGGACGagccggagctccaccaggACGACGAGGTCGTTTTCAGATTCGAGCCGCTGATTGTCGCCGTGGAGTGCCGGGACGTGGCGGCGGCGCAGCTTCTGGTGTCGAAGGCCATCGCCGCCGGGTTCAGAGAGTCCGGCATTACGAATTCGAATAAGCGCGTGATTATCGCGATTCGGTGCTCGATAAGATTGGAGGTTCCGCTTGGGAGTAGCCGCGAGATTATGGTTTCTCGCGAGTATTTGAGGTTCCTTGTGGGCGTGGCAAACGAGAAATTCGAGGCCAATAGGAAGAGAACCGACGCTTTTCTGGACTCTCTGCTGAGTGAGAGTGGAGGCTTCGTGGCGGCGGCTCAGGACGGTGGAAGTTACGAAAATGCCCATCCCGGTATGGATTTTGATGATTCTGAGCTgttgttgtgtttgtgtgcATTTTCGGAAAGTTGTGAGctttatttttgaattttgagtATAATGTGTGTTGCAGGACACCTCTGATGTTAATGTGAAACATTGGCAGGGTCCGATGGAGTTAACGGCAGCTTTAGTCTGTCTGTTGTGGAGGTAGAGGTTTCCGGGGAGTCTGAGGAGAATCTTTACTTGTGGGGACATTCGGCTTGTGCATTGGGTGAGAAGGTTGGGAGTGAGATTCTTGTGTTTGGTGGATTTGGAGGCGTTGGAAGACACGCGAGAAGAAATCAGTGTATGCTGGTTGATACATTGTCTGGTAGTTTGAGAAGGATTCGTGTGGAGAGTGGTCCTTCTCCGAGATTAGGCCACACGGCTTGTTTGGTTGGAGATTGTGTGTTTGTTATTGGAGGAAGGGCTGATCCGGAGAAAGTTTTGAGTGACGTATGGGTACTTGATATACGGAAGAATGAATGGAAACTGGTGGAGTGTTCTGGTGATGTGTTTCCTCCCAGGTAAATTTTACTGCTGATATAAGTGATGTTATATATTCGTTGTTGTTTGGTGATATATGTCTTAAATGCGTCCAAGTCGTTTTATATATGGAAGTTATACATATGCAGGCATCGACATGCTGCAGCGGTTGTAGGAGCAAAGATATATGTGTTTGGTGGGCTCAACAATGATGCAGTGACTTCTTCTTTACATGTACTGGATACAGATGATATGCAGTGGAGGTTGATACTTGTCAATGGGGATGGCCCGTGTGCCCGACATTCTCACTCAATGGTGGCATCGGGATCTCAGCTATATATGTTTGGAGGATATGATGGTGAGCAAGCACTTGGAGACTTGTACAGGTTTGATACCCAAACATCTAAATGTAGATGGAAAAAAGTGAAGTCGTCTGGGAGATGTCCCCACTCAAGGTTCTCGCACTCCACGTTTGTCTACAAAAATCATCTGGGAGTTATTGGCGGTTGTCCAGTTAGACGACATTGCCAAGAGTTGTCAATACTTGATTTACGACTGTGCACATGGAGGCATGTAAAACTGGAATCCACCGACGAAGATTTGTTTGTACGTAGCACTGCCAATATTGTTGGTGATGATCTTGTTATGATTGGTGGCGGGGCATCTTGTTATGCATTTGGTACAAAGTTCAGTAAGccaatgaaaatcaaattgtCTCCCCTGAAGCTTAGAGATGATAATCTTAAACCACTTGTTAGAGAACTGCATACTGAACGAAATGATACTGTAAAGAGCGAAAAGAGAAGACATCAGCAGGTTCAAAATGTAAAAACATTAGCCGAGACTCCTGATCTAAATTCTAAGAGTGAATCCACGGCTGATGGCATACAGGTGGATGCATATTGGGTTCTGAAACTTGAAAAAAAGTATGCGAAAATAGGGAAGGACATACTGAAGAAGTTTGGGTGGTTAGATCTTGCAAGGAAGGTTTACTCCATCGAAGGTGGTTTACATATTTGTTTCCCTGTAATCGCAAAGTTTTCTGATGTACTGAAAGAGAATCAGCAGGATCGTATGACAAATTTATTTGAAGGACAGAGTGATGACATTTGTGAACCAGCTAAAGGAGCAAAATGTTTGATCGATGAGCTCACCTCTTCGAAAGCCTTAGATATTCTAAAGGAATGTGGTGCCACAACACTGGTAGATGAAGTCGTTGAAGTCAGAAAAACCACCAAATCTCCATCAAAAATAATGAGTGAAGCAGTGGCGCCTCTGCTAAAGGATAAAGGCCTACCTGCAGGATTGTTGGAGGAGCTGCCAACCAGGTTTGTACTTTGACTATTTTTGTCAGAAATAGGAGTAGCGATGCAATATTTTCTCTAAGTTGATAATAAGATAAGGTAGCAGAATTGTTTGAGTTAATTAACTGGGCTAGGGAAGACTCTTCTTTAGTTTCTAAGgtcatatcaaagaagaaattGTCTTAACTCTTAATGAACTATTGGTCGTTAATAAGAGTAACATCATTGGATGCAATTCTCCCAAAAGTTCCACATTTGGGGAAAGCCGATTTAGATAAGGGTTCACTGGGTTTCACTAGATACAATGACTGTGTGCTAGTATTACTGATGTAGAactttttttccctttttagATGGGAGCGACTTGGAGATATTGTTGTGCTTCCAGTAACATCATTCAAGAATCCATTATGGGACTCAATTGCTGAGGAGCTCTGGCCTATTGTTGCCAAATCAGTAAATGCTACTCGCCTTGCTCGTCAAGTAAGCAATGTACACAAGTAGTATATAATATGGGTCCGCTCCTTAAACGTATAAGATTGTCAGCTAGTCATTTATGTACTGATATTCATGACTTAAATGTGTGAATATCACAGGGTTGTGTTGCATCAACTGGTACAAGAGACAGTACTTTGGAGATTCTTATAGGAGATAATGGGTGGGTTGATCATCGTGAAAATGGAATACTCTATTCTTTTGATGCTACTAAGTGCATGTTCTCCTGGGGTAACCTTTCTGAGAAGCTCCGTATGGGCTCTCTGGATTGTAGAGATGAGATCATTGTGGATTTATTTGCTGGAATTGGATATTTTACGCTGCCATTTCTTGTCAGGTTCGTTTTACTAAATATTCAGTACAGTATTATTTCCCATCAATTATATGAATAGAAGTTTGTTGAGTTGTTTTTCTGTCACTGTACTTTCCAATTAATGATCTCTTCAGTTATGGGAATTTAAAACGTGTAAACCTTAAATGATAAGTACAGCTGTTCTCTAATTTGCCTTCTTTATATATGCAAGTCGGGACTTGCGAGGCGCCTACTATTAGGAATTTCTAATGTTGATAGTCATGGTTGTGTATCATAGATGTCAGAAAATTACATATCAATCCCGTCTTTACTGGCAGaatttttttggatttttcaAGGATTAGTATGTTAGGAAAGTTTTTGTTGAACTCACTGCATGGACCTTTTGTTTTCCAAGTTTGATTCATCAAATATGGTTGGTGGTACTAATACTGTAGACGCCATACTACTTGATCATCTTTGAACCTTGGGGGTACTCTCAAGTTTCCTTCATCCTTCAAAGGTTGCACTCCCTGAAGTTGTTTATTGTTGGTTGATCAGGGCCAAGGCAAAACTAGTTTATGCTTGTGAATGGAATCCTCATGCTGTTGAGGCACTCCAGAGAAATGTACAAGCAAATTCCGTTGCCGATAAGTGCATCATTCTTGAAGGAGATAACCGGATAACTGCACCTCAAGTATGTCAAAATTTTAATACTAATTATCACGTGTTTATTAATTTGAAAGAGGAGGCTCCTTATCAACTTTCCGAAGCCAACGTTTTGTGATGTTGGTATTCACCTTGATGGATAAACTGCTGTACCCTAAACATGATCGTTTTGCTATAACATGATTGTTTCTTTACAGGGACTAGCTGATCGGATCTGCCTTGGTCTCATTCCATCAAGTGAATCTAGCTGGGCTACTGCTGTTAGGGCATTAAGGTGATAATGGATTTCATGATTTTAAATGTCTTCCACGACACCCTCTCTCTCCTTAGAGAATGTAAATACACATATTGATTGCTATTCTGGTCATGCAGGGGTGATGGTGGAATGCTACATGTGCATGGAAATGTCGTGGACTCAGAAGAGAATTCATGGACAAAACATGTATCAGAATCAATAGCTGAAATTGCCAGATCTCAAGGTACTGATTCTGGGCTCAATGGGATATCTATATGTATTCCAGTTTATGGGTCTTAAGTAATATACGTTCGTTTGCAGGTCATTGCTGGGAGATTTCAATAGAACATTTGGAGAGAGTAAAATGGTATGCCCCGCACATCCGTCATGTTGTTGCAGATGTAAGATGTAGACGTGCACAGAAATAATAATTAGGCACTGACGTTGATCAGCTGAAGGAAACAAATTATTCAGGAcccatcaattttttttttccagggATCCCACAATGCAGTCGGTAAGTTGGCTTGGACTATTGGTCTGCTTGAGAAAAAATATCATGAGATGATTGTTTGGTTTCTAGGTACCAAATAGAATCCCTTCATGAAAATCAACATAGCAAAGCATTTTAAGATTTGTATCAAATGAGCAAATGGACCGTATTTCCTGTAATCTTAAACTCAGGTTCTTTTATTGATGTC encodes:
- the LOC126789489 gene encoding putative F-box/FBD/LRR-repeat protein At3g59240 — its product is MESKPDTWDIMEGTSRKRMKTGVIVEANTMRPSLPDLVIHRLLTQLLPTKDAHRMSFLSKQWEGVWSLSPVLDFDESTEVHDDDVIPEKQVEHRNFTNMLKRYLEYRESDKTTQVLDRFRLRMTRYLYEDYSIVDNWLDFAYKRSVKEVDLSLELGWHKLRRPNPEISWEKQVEYVYCLSPVSFFHAKSITTLNLEFVRIRRRYSTSAELEHARVLPCLKNMSLKSVYLDEHSLEDLILVCPSIECLSLDSCCFEYSEISVSSSSLKSLEVKHCDARNIVVFNCLNLEYVTFLSELPLSRALFLACYNLKHISIHGQYLRRLVLHKCHDSLEATIHTPGLFSFRFDGSLKSKLYLKDPDLQKPIITLKDNYNGESHNNIQALRDFLEAFDGAVDNMDLYISDCNAITFPVRFRATYSSPLPGRKVLVLTMLHNPTKANDISDLNDFLSWMASALSMVRY
- the LOC126786188 gene encoding tRNA wybutosine-synthesizing protein 2/3/4; this translates as MEFERRKAATLTSLRSEVTDKSPKGTVDTPIIPLLDVINCHRDYFTTSSCSGRISILSQPTRRTTKKKASGGAWLYITHDPADPDAVLDLVFRRRSDQDEPELHQDDEVVFRFEPLIVAVECRDVAAAQLLVSKAIAAGFRESGITNSNKRVIIAIRCSIRLEVPLGSSREIMVSREYLRFLVGVANEKFEANRKRTDAFLDSLLSESGGFVAAAQDGGSYENAHPGSDGVNGSFSLSVVEVEVSGESEENLYLWGHSACALGEKVGSEILVFGGFGGVGRHARRNQCMLVDTLSGSLRRIRVESGPSPRLGHTACLVGDCVFVIGGRADPEKVLSDVWVLDIRKNEWKLVECSGDVFPPRHRHAAAVVGAKIYVFGGLNNDAVTSSLHVLDTDDMQWRLILVNGDGPCARHSHSMVASGSQLYMFGGYDGEQALGDLYRFDTQTSKCRWKKVKSSGRCPHSRFSHSTFVYKNHLGVIGGCPVRRHCQELSILDLRLCTWRHVKLESTDEDLFVRSTANIVGDDLVMIGGGASCYAFGTKFSKPMKIKLSPLKLRDDNLKPLVRELHTERNDTVKSEKRRHQQVQNVKTLAETPDLNSKSESTADGIQVDAYWVLKLEKKYAKIGKDILKKFGWLDLARKVYSIEGGLHICFPVIAKFSDVLKENQQDRMTNLFEGQSDDICEPAKGAKCLIDELTSSKALDILKECGATTLVDEVVEVRKTTKSPSKIMSEAVAPLLKDKGLPAGLLEELPTRWERLGDIVVLPVTSFKNPLWDSIAEELWPIVAKSVNATRLARQGCVASTGTRDSTLEILIGDNGWVDHRENGILYSFDATKCMFSWGNLSEKLRMGSLDCRDEIIVDLFAGIGYFTLPFLVRAKAKLVYACEWNPHAVEALQRNVQANSVADKCIILEGDNRITAPQGLADRICLGLIPSSESSWATAVRALRGDGGMLHVHGNVVDSEENSWTKHVSESIAEIARSQGHCWEISIEHLERVKWYAPHIRHVVADVRCRRAQK